CTGTGTAGTAGTTGATTCCAACAAAATCAATTTCTTGGTTGATGATGTCCATGTCGCCTTCTTGAACTGGAACTGTCACACCTTTTTTCTCGAACCACTCTACCATAAATTGTGGATAGCTACCTTTGAATACAGGATCAAAGAACCACTCAACAAACCAGCCTGTTGCTCTGTTACAAGCATCGATGTCTTCTTGTTTGTTGCTAAATGGCTCGTTCCATTCTGTATTAGGTGCATAACCTATTTCACCTTCGTATCCTCCGTCTCTTAGGCGGGATACTGCTTTACCGTGTGCAAGTAGTAAATGATGTGAAATCGTTGTTGCTAATTGTAAATTTTGGAATCCTGGTGCATGAAGTCCGATAAAGTTTGATAGAAATGATACACACCAAGGTTCATTGATTGTAATCCATTTTTTAATTTTTCCGTTAAACTCTTTAAACATTAACTCAGCATAATCAGCAAATGCATCTACTGTTTCACGGTTTTCCCAGCCACCCTTATCTTGAAGAGCTTGTGGCAGATCCCAGTGATATAGCGTACACATTGGCTCGATTCCGTTTGCTAGCAATGCATCTACAAAATCATGATAAAATTGAAGACCCTTTTCATTGATTTCTCCAGTTCCATTTGGAAAAATACGTGGCCATGATACAGAAAAACGATAAATATCAATGCCAAGTTCTTTCATTAATGCGATATCTTCTTCATAGCGGTGATAGCTGTCACACGCTACATCTCCGTTATCGCCATTTAATACTTTACCAGGTGTTTTGGCAAAGGTATCCCAAATGGAAAGACCTCTTCCATCCTCAGTTGCTGCTCCTTCGATTTGGTATGCTGCCGTTGCAGCTCCCCATCTCATCTCTTTTGGAAATTGTATAATTGCCATTGTTGTACCTCCACCAAATTCTTTTCTATGTTTAGCCTTATGATTCTCTCACAACTAATTCAGAATCGATAAAAACAGGCTTTAATTCTGATTTTCCATTGATGATGTCATTTAACATATACGCAGCAAGCTTACCGAGTTGTTCTTTATCCTGCCTTATAGTCGATAGCTTCGGACTGCTATGTCGACATGCATCAATATCATCACAGCCAATCACAGATATATCTTCAGGAACTCTTAGTCCTTTTTCTCTAATCGCATCAATTGCACCAAAAGCCATCATATCCGATACGGCAAAAATAGCGCGGGGATAAGAATTTGTTTCTAATATTTTTTTCATTGCTTGATATCCACTTTCTTCATGGAAATCACCATATTGAAACCACTCTTGATGAATCTCAAGACCAAGCTGATCCATTGTTTCTCTTGCACCTTTTTCTCGAAACATCGTGATGGCAGAATCTTCTTGACCACCAATAAACCCAATGTTTCTAATTCCTTGCAAATAAAAGTGTTGAATCACTTTTCTTGATAAATTCACATTATCACTCATCACAAAGCTTGCTTTTGGTCCGCTAAGCTCAAGGTCAATCCCCATACAAGGAATCTCCTCGCGCACAAGCTCATAGATCGCATCCTCTACTTCTTCACCAGCGATAATGACACAGCCATCTACATGAAAATGGCGACATCTTGCTAAATAACTACCATTATCTTTGTAGAATTGTTCGTTTGAGAACATGATAATGTCATAGCCTAGCGAACCAATTGTTTTTTTAAACGATGTAACAACCTCATTAAAAAAAGGATGTGTAAATTCAACATTTACCTTACCGGCATAAATTAACCCAATTAAATTCGATTTTTTGGTGGCTAGTGCTTTAGCTGAAAAGGTTGGCTGATATCCTGTTTCCTGGATAATATCCAGCACTTTTTTCTTCGTTTTTTCACTAATGCCACCATAGTTATTAATAATTTTTGATACAGTTCCTGGAGAAACTCCAGCCATCTTTGCAATATCTTTAATCGTTAAATTCATAGCGGTCCCTCAATTGCCTTTCGCCTTCATAATAGATTGCTTATTTACTGTTAGATTACTATTATTTGAAGCAATTTACAATTTGATAATGGGCGAAAAAAGAAGGTAATAAATTGAAATTTTTTATTTAACCGCACCATCTGTAATACTAGAAATAAATAATCTGTTAAACAGTAGGAAAATAATTAATAAAGGTACTGTTGCCCAGAATACACCAGATAAAATCATACCGAAGTCAATGTTGAATGTGTTACTTAATGTCGCCAAGGCAACTTGAATTGTATACATTTCTGGATCTCTTAGAATTGTAAATTGCCATAAGAATTCTCCCCATACAGCTGTGAAGACAATAATACCTAATGTTGCAAATGCAGGTAAAATGATTGGTAACACAATACTGCGGTAGATTCTGAAATTCGAACACCCATCAAGCTTTGCTGCTTCAATTAATTCATCTGGTACCGAATTACTTACATATTGTCTCATTAGAAAGATTCCTAATGGATTTAAGAAAAATAGAATCGCAACACCCTGTAATGTATCAAGCAAATCTGCTTTTGAAATTAAATAGTATTGCGGAATTAATCCTAATTGCGGTGGGATAACCATTGT
This Metabacillus endolithicus DNA region includes the following protein-coding sequences:
- a CDS encoding LacI family DNA-binding transcriptional regulator, whose amino-acid sequence is MNLTIKDIAKMAGVSPGTVSKIINNYGGISEKTKKKVLDIIQETGYQPTFSAKALATKKSNLIGLIYAGKVNVEFTHPFFNEVVTSFKKTIGSLGYDIIMFSNEQFYKDNGSYLARCRHFHVDGCVIIAGEEVEDAIYELVREEIPCMGIDLELSGPKASFVMSDNVNLSRKVIQHFYLQGIRNIGFIGGQEDSAITMFREKGARETMDQLGLEIHQEWFQYGDFHEESGYQAMKKILETNSYPRAIFAVSDMMAFGAIDAIREKGLRVPEDISVIGCDDIDACRHSSPKLSTIRQDKEQLGKLAAYMLNDIINGKSELKPVFIDSELVVRES
- a CDS encoding GH1 family beta-glucosidase translates to MAIIQFPKEMRWGAATAAYQIEGAATEDGRGLSIWDTFAKTPGKVLNGDNGDVACDSYHRYEEDIALMKELGIDIYRFSVSWPRIFPNGTGEINEKGLQFYHDFVDALLANGIEPMCTLYHWDLPQALQDKGGWENRETVDAFADYAELMFKEFNGKIKKWITINEPWCVSFLSNFIGLHAPGFQNLQLATTISHHLLLAHGKAVSRLRDGGYEGEIGYAPNTEWNEPFSNKQEDIDACNRATGWFVEWFFDPVFKGSYPQFMVEWFEKKGVTVPVQEGDMDIINQEIDFVGINYYTGSVTRYKENDGLLDAEKVDIGYEKTDFDWNIYPEGFYKVLTKINEQYGSVPIYITENGACYNDGVENGRVKDQGRIDYLKQHLTSLKRAMDSGVNIKGYLTWSLLDNFEWAEGYDKRFGIIHVDFNTLERTKKDSYYWYKQTIKNGFFDMFY
- a CDS encoding carbohydrate ABC transporter permease, with protein sequence MGDVAGTKKFSKGRIFIYTFLTLASLFSLFPFYWMFVMATRPSSAYNSIPPTITPGNMLVENFQKVLGAIDFFQAMINTVILCTSVTIIVLIISSLAGFAFAKFRFPGKNALFVSILLTMVIPPQLGLIPQYYLISKADLLDTLQGVAILFFLNPLGIFLMRQYVSNSVPDELIEAAKLDGCSNFRIYRSIVLPIILPAFATLGIIVFTAVWGEFLWQFTILRDPEMYTIQVALATLSNTFNIDFGMILSGVFWATVPLLIIFLLFNRLFISSITDGAVK